The Sandaracinus amylolyticus genomic interval TCGACCGCCTCGGCGACGATCTCGCGAGGGTCTTCGTCCTTCTGCACGATCGTCAGCCGTCCCGCCTGGATCGCGGCGAGGTCGAGCAGGTCGCGGATCAGGCGCTCCATGCGGCCCGACGCGCGCTGGATCGTCTCGATCAGCCGTCCCGCCGCGTGCTCGTCGCCGGTGCGCCCGAGCAGCGACGCGCTGGTGCGGATCGCGGAGAGCGGGTTGCGGAGATCGTGCGAGACGATCGCGAGCACGTCCTCGCGCGCGACCACCGCGCGCTGCGCCGACTGGTAGAGGCTCGAGTTGTCGATCGCGAGCGCGGCGCGCACGGCGAGCTCGCGCGCGAAGTCGAGATCGTCGTGCGCGTAGCGCCAGCTCGCGCTCGCGAGCGTGAGCGCGCCGAGGACGCGGCCCCGCGCCGCGAGCGGGACGCGGATCACCGAGCGCGCGCCGATCGCGTGGAGCGCCGCGAGATCGACGTCGCTCGCCAAGCGCTCGCGCTCGAGGCCTGGATGGAGCTCGGCCTCGCCGGTGCGGAGGACGCGCGGGGGCTCGCGCGACGACGCCCGGAGCTGCGCGTGCGCGCGCTCGCGCTGGGAGGGGTCCGCGTGGTGCACCAGCAGCGTCCCCTCACGCCCGCTCTCGCCGGGGATCTCGACGACGCAGCAGTCGGCGATCGCGGGCACCGCGAGCTCGACGAGCGAGCCGAGCGTCGTGTGCAGCTCGAGCGACGACGCGAGCAGCTCGGACGCGCGCAGCAGGACGCGCTGCCGGTCCTCGGCGCGCTTCACCGCGGTGATGTCGCGCAGGTAGCCGGTGAACCACGGCGCGCCGCCGCTCGGCACGCTGGTGATCGTGAGCTCGACCGTGAGCGCCGAGCCGTCGCGACGGATCGCCGGCATCTCGAGGCGTCGATCGAGGATGCGGCTCTCGCGCGTCGCGTTGTAGCGCGCGACGCCGCGCGTGTGCGCATCGCGCAGGTGCGGAGGGATCACGAGCTCGGCGAGCGAGCGCCCGAGCGCCTCGTCGAGCGTGTACCCGAACATGCGCGCCGCGGCGCGGTTCCACGCGACGACGCGACCGTCGGCGTCCATCGAGACGATCGCGTCGAGCGCGACGTCGAGGATCGCGGCGGTCTGCGCCTCGGCGAGCTCGGCGCGCGCGCCGACGAACGACGCGACCCCGGCCGCGACGCGCTCGGCGAGGAACGCGAGCGCGATCCGCAGCTCGGCGAGCGCGACGAGCGACGTGTGCGCCGCGACGAGATCGAGGAGGCACTCGCGGAGCGCGTCGTGCTCGCGCACGAAGGCCTCGAGGTTCGCGATCGGACCGACCGACTCGCGCGCACCCTCGCTCGACCCCGCGCGGAGGCTCGTGATCAGCGCATCGACCACCGCGTCGAGCGCGCCGTCGGCCCTCGCGGAGGGCGCCCCGCACGCGAGGAGCGCGTGGCGATGCGCCGCGATCAGGTCGGCGAGCGGAGAGACACGAGCGGGGACACCCGCGGCGAGCGAGCCTTCGGGGAGCGGGCCGGCCACACGACGCAACTAGGCACGGCGGGAGCCGTCCACCGCCCGTCGACGCCGAGGGCGCGCGGTGTTAGTCCGACGCGTCATGGAAGAGCGACGGCGCGTCCTCGAGAAGCACCTCTATCGCACGCTGAAGACGACGTGCGAGCGCTGGGAGCTGCTGCGTCCGGGCGAGCGCGTGATGGTCGCGATCAGCGGCGGCAAGGACAGCTACACGCTGCTCACGCTGCTCGACAAGCTGGTGCCGCGCCTGCCGTTCTCGGTCGAGCTCGTCGCGGTGCACCTCGATCAGGCGCAGCCGGGCTACGACGGCGCGCCGCTCGAGGCGTGGCTCGCGCAGCGGGGCAAGGCGTACGAGATCCTGCGCGAGGACACGTACTCGGAGGTGCTCGCGCGGACGGCGCCGGGCGGCACGTACTGCACGGTGTGCTCGCGCCTGCGCCGTGGGATCCTCTACAGCGCGGCGGAGCGTCTCGGGTGCAGCGCGATCGCGCTCGGGCACCACCGCGACGACGCGCTCGAGACGTTCCTGATGAACCTGTTCTTCGCGGGGAAGATGCAGGCGATGCCCGCGAGCTACGTGACCGACGACGGGCGCTTCCGGGTGATCCGCCCGCTGATCGAGTGCGACGAGGCGCGCATCGCGGAGTACGCGGCGCTCGAGGCGTTCCCGATCCTGCCGTGCAACCTGTGCGGCTCGCAGGAGGGCCTGCAGCGCGAGAAGATGAGCGCGCTGCTGGCGCAGCTCGAGGCGCAGCACCCCGACGTGCGCAGCGTGATGATGCGCGCGCTGGGCAACGTGCGTCCCACGCACCTGCTCGATCCCGAGGTGCTCGAGGCGTGGCGCGCGCGCCCCGAGCACGTGCGCCCGGAGCGCGCGACCGAGACGCGCGAGGCGCGCTACGAAGCGCGCGCGGTGCGGAAGCTGCCGGTCGTCGAGTAGAGCGCGAGGCACGCCGCGGGCGCGAGCGAGAACGTCGCGAAGAGCGCGAGCGCGGCGCGGGAGACGCCGTCGGGCGTGGCGAGCCCGGCGCCGTTCGCGATCACGCCCGCGAGCGCGGCGCCGAGCGCGGTCGCGAAGAGCTGCACGGTGGTGATCGACGCCGACGCGAGCTCGGGCTCGTCGGCGGGCGCGACCTGGAGCACGCGGGTGAGCACGTGCGGCCACGCGATGCCGACGCCGACTCCGAGCGTCGCCAGCGCGGCGGCGATCGGCAGGACGAGCGCGCCGTCGTCGGCGCGCGCGGGCACGAGCCAAGCGCACGCGAGGGTGGCGACGAGCACGATC includes:
- the ttcA gene encoding tRNA 2-thiocytidine(32) synthetase TtcA, with translation MLVRRVMEERRRVLEKHLYRTLKTTCERWELLRPGERVMVAISGGKDSYTLLTLLDKLVPRLPFSVELVAVHLDQAQPGYDGAPLEAWLAQRGKAYEILREDTYSEVLARTAPGGTYCTVCSRLRRGILYSAAERLGCSAIALGHHRDDALETFLMNLFFAGKMQAMPASYVTDDGRFRVIRPLIECDEARIAEYAALEAFPILPCNLCGSQEGLQREKMSALLAQLEAQHPDVRSVMMRALGNVRPTHLLDPEVLEAWRARPEHVRPERATETREARYEARAVRKLPVVE
- a CDS encoding sensor histidine kinase, whose product is MAGPLPEGSLAAGVPARVSPLADLIAAHRHALLACGAPSARADGALDAVVDALITSLRAGSSEGARESVGPIANLEAFVREHDALRECLLDLVAAHTSLVALAELRIALAFLAERVAAGVASFVGARAELAEAQTAAILDVALDAIVSMDADGRVVAWNRAAARMFGYTLDEALGRSLAELVIPPHLRDAHTRGVARYNATRESRILDRRLEMPAIRRDGSALTVELTITSVPSGGAPWFTGYLRDITAVKRAEDRQRVLLRASELLASSLELHTTLGSLVELAVPAIADCCVVEIPGESGREGTLLVHHADPSQRERAHAQLRASSREPPRVLRTGEAELHPGLERERLASDVDLAALHAIGARSVIRVPLAARGRVLGALTLASASWRYAHDDLDFARELAVRAALAIDNSSLYQSAQRAVVAREDVLAIVSHDLRNPLSAIRTSASLLGRTGDEHAAGRLIETIQRASGRMERLIRDLLDLAAIQAGRLTIVQKDEDPREIVAEAVELQEPLAREKELHLVAEVALPAGVVVRCDRERVLQVFSNLVGNSIKFCRRGETITVGAALTEGALEIVVADTGPGIAPAELPHVFDPYWSARRHARRGTGLGLFITKGIVDAHGGTIHAESELGVGTTFTFTLPLASA